In Panicum virgatum strain AP13 chromosome 4N, P.virgatum_v5, whole genome shotgun sequence, a single window of DNA contains:
- the LOC120668768 gene encoding uncharacterized protein LOC120668768: MAASARNIACFALCLSIVSLQVPSCTDPRGTSTTTAGATAPSAPAQDANFGGALQALLALAGMQALFVFAAIIYSHRQNHAAGNWLVSEAELAFFILCLQVGFLQLFLFVQQPGGEGGAHDGAPELAVSAARALPAVASVTFFLGIALVYGHVGNDGGGAGGAIAGNGPVPAPAGVRFLANLTFGAVLACLTSIVLAFYTNK; the protein is encoded by the exons ATGGCGGCCTCAGCTCGGAACATCGCCTGCTTCGCCCTGTGCCTGTCGATCGTCTCCCTCCAAGTTCCATCCTGCACCGACCCGCGAGGTACTAGTACTACCACGGCTGGCGCCACGGCGCCATCCGCGCCCGCTCAGGATGCCAATTTCGGCGGCGCTCTGCAGGCCCTGCTGGCGCTGGCCGGGATGCAGGCCCTGTTCGTCTTCGCGGCGATCATCTACAGCCACCGCCAGAACCACGCCGCCGGCAACTGGCTCGTCTCGGAGGCGGAGCTCGCCTTCTTCATCCTATGCCTGCAGGTTGGCTTCCTCCAGCTTTTTCTGTTCGTCCAGCAGCCTGGAGGAGAAGGTGGCGCACACGACggggcgccggagctcgccgtctcTGCTGCCCGCGCTTTGCCTGCTGTCGCCTCGGTCACCTTCTTTCTCGGCATCGCCCTCGTTTATGGGCATGTCGGCAACGACGGAGGAGGTGCCGGTGGTGCCATCGCTGGCAACGGACCGGTCCCGGCGCCCGCCGGCGTACGGTTCCTCGCCAATCTGACGTTTGGAGCTGTACTAGCCTGCCTGACGAGCATCGTCCTTGCCTTCTACACCAACAA GTAA
- the LOC120669618 gene encoding serine/threonine-protein kinase RIPK-like: MGLRKRLLRCFGCGGKQAPEEKREEQGAGNKRPGGGGGGKPKLRRLSTANLRSLSLQDLSRKLETTRLHAFTLDELKAATNNFSTTNFLGEGGFGPVYKGFVDARLRPGLDPQHVAVKYLDLESDGVQGHREWLAEVVYLGMLSHPHLVKLVGFCNQDDHRMLVYEYMPRGSLENHLFKNLLASLPWSTRLKIAVGAAKGLAFLHEAETPVIYRDFKASNILLDSDYTAKLSDFGLAKEGPKGDATHVTTRVMGTHGYAAPEYILTGHLTAKSDVYSFGVVLLELLTGRRSVDKRRRGREQNLVDWARPYLRRADKLHRLMDPGLEAQYSARAAEKAARVAHQCLQSVPKARPSMRDVVAALEPLLALEDDVPVGPFVYTVGAAEAAPAPAAAAGGDEEEEEAAAEAGGRQGKRHVMSAVHAESPLRYTSAVKRPESPPTLSRA; encoded by the exons aTGGGGCTGAGGAAGCGCCTGTTGCGGTGCTTCGGGTGCGGCGGCAAGCAGGCGCCGGAGGAGAAGCGGGAGGAGCAGGGGGCGGGCAATAagcgccccggcggcggcggcggggggaagCCGAAGCTGCGGCGGCTGAGCACGGCGAACCTGCGGTCGCTGTCGCTGCAGGACCTGTCGCGGAAGCTGGAGACCACCAGGCTGCACGCCTTCACACTGGACGAGCTCAAGGCGGCCACCAATAACTTCTCCACCACCAACTTCCTCGGCGAGGGCGGCTTCGGCCCCGTCTACAAGGGCTTCGTCGACGCCCGCCTCCGCCCGGGCCTCGACCCGCAGCACGTCGCCGTCAAATACCTCGACCTCGAGAGCGACGGCGTCCAGGGGCACCGCGAGTGGCTG GCGGAGGTGGTGTACCTCGGGATGCTGAGCCACCCGCATCTGGTCAAGCTGGTGGGGTTCTGCAACCAGGACGACCACCGGATGCTGGTCTACGAGTACATGCCCAGGGGCAGCCTCGAGAACCACCTCTTCAAGA ATCTCCTCGCGTCGCTGCCATGGTCGACGCGGCTCAAGatcgccgtcggcgccgccaaGGGGCTGGCGTTCCTGCACGAGGCGGAGACTCCGGTGATCTACCGCGACTTCAAGGCCTCCAATATTCTGCTCGACTCG GACTACACGGCGAAGCTCTCTGATTTCGGGCTGGCCAAGGAGGGTCCCAAGGGGGACGCGACGCACGTGACGACGCGCGTGATGGGCACCCACGGGTACGCGGCGCCGGAGTACATCCTGACGGGCCACCTGACGGCGAAGAgcgacgtgtacagcttcggcGTGGTGCTGCTGGAGCTGCTCACGGGGCGGCGCTCCGTcgacaagcgccgccgcgggcgcgagcAGAACCTCGTCGACTGGGCGCGCCCCtacctccgccgcgccgacaAGCTGCACCGGCTCATGGACCCGGGCCTGGAGGCGCAGTACTCGGCGCGCGCCGCGGAGAAGGCGGCCAGGGTGGCGCACCAGTGCCTGCAGAGCGTGCCCAAGGCGCGGCCCTCCATGCGCGACGTCGTGGCCGCGCTGGAGCCGCTGCTCGCGCTCGAGGACGACGTGCCCGTGGGGCCCTTCGTGTACACGGTcggcgccgccgaggcggccccggcgccggccgccgccgcgggcggcgacgaggaggaggaggaggcggcggcggaggccggcggccggcagggcAAGAGGCACGTCATGTCGGCCGTGCACGCGGAGAGCCCCCTGCGCTACACGAGCGCGGTGAAGAGACCGGAGAGCCCGCCGACCCTGAGCAGAGCATGA